Within the Pelagovum pacificum genome, the region AGCGGTACCAGTTCTCCGTCGATGAGCGCGGATTCCCGGCTGGCCTGAAAGTGCGTGCAGTGCGAGCCGAAACTGATGAAGCAACAGCCGCCTTCCATGTAGAGGGCGGTGCGGACCGAGCGCGGGTTGATGCCGCCGTGACAGGAATTCATCAGGTACCCGCCGAAGGTCTGGATGCCCGGAACGTGACGATTGACCATCCATGCCGTGCCCGACGCCCAGCCGAACACGTCGTAGAAGACGATCGCCCGCATCCCGGCCTCGCGCGCCTCGATGGCGGCTTCGAACGGATCCTGGTGGCCGGGATTGGACCGCAGCACCGGGCCGGCATGGACGTGGCTGTCGATGGCGCCGACCAGCAGTTCGGAAGGCAGGTCCATCGACCTGTTGTAGAACGTCTCGGAGATCATGGGGTGGGTACTTTCCTCTTGGCGTCGGATGTTTCGGGGACAAGGCCGGCTGCGACCTCTTCGGCGCGCCAGCAGGCGACACGGTGGCCGCCCTCAAGTCGGGCGATCGGAGGCTGGGCGCGGCAGCGGTCTACTGCGAAGGGGCACCGGCTGCGTAGGGCGCATTCGCCGGCCTTCACGTCGCGCAGCGACAGTTCGCCCTTGAGGGCGACCGGAGGCTGGGGGCGGGGGTGTATTCGAGGTGCGGCGTCAAAGAGCGCGCGTGTGTAAGGATGGGCGGGACGCGACAATACGGTCTCGGTCGGGCCTTCCTCTACGATCCGGCCCATGTACATGACCATGACCCGCTCGCACATGTAGCGCACGACAGCCATGTCGTGGCTGATGAACAGGAAGCTCGTGCCGACCTCGCTTTTCAGGTCGCGCAGGGTCCGAAGGACCTGCGCCTGCACCGAGACGTCCAGCGCCGAAGTCGGCTCGTCCAGGACGATGAGGTCGGGGTCGCAGGCGAGCGCCCGCATGATCGCCACCCTCTGCCGCTCGCCACCCGACAACTGGTGCGGATGGCGATCGAGCGCCTGAGCGTCTAGTCCGACCAGCGTCGTGAGATGGCGGAGACGATCGGCTTCCTCCGCCCGTGGCACCACCTTGAAGTTGCGCAAGGCCTGCGAGACGAAAGCGCGCACCGTCATGCGCGGGTTGAGGCACGTCTCGGGCCGCTGGAATACAATCTGAACGGCGCGGCGGAACCGGCGCAGCGCATCGCCTGACAGCCGGTTCATTACCGTATCGTTCACGCGAATGTCGCCTTCGTCAGGCTGGTCAAGGCCCACGATGCAGCGGCCGAGGGTGCTCTTGCCGCAGCCGCTTTCGCCGATCAGCCCGAGGGTTTCGCCGCGCTTCATCTCGAACGAGACGCCGCGGACGCCGACGCTCATCGCTTCCGGGTCGGCGGGATTGGTGAACAGGCGGCTGACACCACGGATAGACAGGACGGGCAGGTCGCTCATGCCGGCTCCTCCGCGTGCAGGATGCAGTGAACGGTCTGGCCGGGGCGCGTGACTTCCGGGGGACGTCCGGCGTCGCAGGCCGCCTTCGCGTGGGGGCAGCGGTGCGAGAAGCGGCAGCGCTCATGCCCCGGCGGTCCGCCCCAGACGGTGCCTTTCAGCGGAACCAGTTCGCGCGGGGCGTCGAGGTCAGGGACCGCCTCGATCAGGCCGTTGGTATAGGGATGCAGGGGTGTCGCGAAGATCCGGTCGCGCTCGCCCGTCTCAACGAGCTGGCCGGCGTGCATGATCGACAACCGCGCGCAATGTTCGGACACCAGCGACAGATTGTGCGCGATCAGCACGATCGCGAGGTCCCGCTCTCGGCAAAGCCCGGTGAGGAAGCGCAAGAGCTCGCCCTCGGTCGTGACATCCAGCGCGGTTGTCGGCTCGTCCGCGATCAGCAGGCGCGGGTTCGTCGCCAGCGCACAGGCCATCGCCACGCGCTGCGCCTGTCCGCCGCTGATCTGGTGGGGATACTTGTGACCGTGGTCGGCATGGTTCAGCCCGACCACGCGGAACAGCTCGGTCACTTCGCTGCGCAGATTGCGGCGATGGCCGGCCTTGCGCAGCGTGCGCTCAACCTGCCGACCGGCGGTCAGGAACGGGGTCAGCGCGCCCTTGGCATTCTGGAACAGCAGCGCCGCGCCGTGTGATAGGGGACGCCGCAGCGCCCGCTGGTCCCTTGCATCGCGGCGGGTGCCGTCGAAGGTCACTTCCCCCGACACGACGTCCAGACCCGGCGCGGCAAGTCCGACGGCCGTCATCATGGAGATCGACTTGCCCGAGCCGCTCTCGCCGACGAGGCCATAGACCTCGCCCGGTCTGACCGAAAGCGAAAGGCCGTCGACAATGCGGGTCCGCTCGCCGCCGCGGGTGGAGTCGATAGACAGGTTCTCGATGGAGAAGATCGCGTCGGTCATTTCAACGCTCCATCCGGCGGGGGTCGAGCCGCCCTTCGAGGCAGTCACCCAAGAGGTTCAGGCTGAAGATCGCCGCGACGAGGACGAGACCAGGCGCCACGCTCATCCACCACGCCCCCTGCGCCAGGTAGTTGGTGCCCTCCGCGACCATCACGCCGAGGTCCGGAGTGGGCGGTCGTATCCCGATACCGAGGAACGACAGTACGGCGACATTGCCGACAGCGGCCGCGAGGTTCAGCGAGGCATGGACGATGATCGGCCCCAGCGTGTTGGGCATCAGGTGGCGGAAGATGATCGACGCCTCCGTCGCGCCGGAGCAGCGGGCGGCGTCAATGTATTCCAGCGTCTTCTTGCGCAGCGCCTCGCCCCGGATGACCCGGGCGTAGGTGGGGATGTTGATGATGACCGTGACGACGACGATGGAAAACACGCCCGGTCCCAGCACGAGGACCAGCACCATCGCCACCAGCAGCAGCGGGAACGACTGGACAATGTCGACCAGCCGCATCACCACCTCGTCGATCCAGCCGCCGAGGTAGCCGCAGATCAGCCCGATGAACGAACCGATGACGACTGCTCCGGCCACTCCGACGCCTGCCACGATGAAGTCGATCCGGAGCGAGGTAATGGTCCGCGAGAAGACATCGCGCCCGAAGTGGTCGGTGCCAAGCCAATGAGCGGCCGACGGCGCCTGCAGAGTGTCCGGTGTGGTCAGCAGCGGGTCGTGTGTGACGAGCCACGGCCCGACCAGGGACAGCAGGAGCAGTAGCGCCAGCAGGATCGTGCCTGCAAGGCCAAGCCAGTCGCCGCCGAACACGTCGCGGTAGAGACGGGTGGCAAGCGGCTTGCGGCGCGCGTCGTTGGGGGTCGTGTCCAGCGCCATTTCAGTGCTGGATCCGGGGATCGATAAGGACATAGCAGAGGTCGACAAGCAGGTTGGTCAGCGCCACGGCGGACGCGATCAGCAGGATACAGGTGGAGACGGGGGCCATGTCCGACGTGGTGATCGCGGTCACCACGTAACGGCCAAGCCCCGGCCAGGCGAAAACAGTTTCCACGATAGCGGCGCCGGCCAGCACGTTGCCGACAATGAAGCCGAAGGTGGTCACGATCGGAACGAGAGCTCCTCGGAACGCGTCCCCGAGCATCACCTGCCGGGCCGAGAGGCCGAGCGCCCGGCCGAAGGTGACGTAATCCTCGCGCAGCGCCTCGCTCATCGCCGACCGGGTGACCCGCGCGATCGGAGAGACCACGCCGAGTCCCAGTACGAAGGCCGGCAACATGAGCTGGCGGAAGGCAGCGCCGGCTGTTTCCCATCGCCCGGCGAGCAGTGCGTCGACCGTCAGGAAGCCGGTGACGGTGGGCGGCGGGATCTGCATTGGCGACAGCCGGCCGACCGGGGTCGGCACCGCGCGCAACTGGAAATAGAGGTAGTAGATCAGTACGACGCCGAGCCAGAAGGCAGGGATGGACTGCGCCAGAAGGTTCAGGACGCGCACGCCGTCGTCGATGCGACGACCGTACCAGATAGCCCCGATGATGCCGAGCGGCAGCCCGACCGCCACGCCGAAGACCAGCCCGTAGACCGAGAGCTCGAGCGTTGCCGGGATGCGGATTGCGAGGTCCGCAGCGACGGAGTTGCCAGTACCAAAAGAGGTGCCGAAATCGCCTTGGAAGACTGACGCGAGGTAGCGCGCGTACTGCACCACGAGAGGTTGATCGAGACCCATCTGGCGACGCATCTCGGCCCGCTGTTCATCGGTGATGTCGGGATACTTGCTCGTCACCGGGTCGGAGGGCAGCAGGTAGGCCATCGAGAAGGCGATGGCGCTGACGCCGATCAGCACGAGGATGCTGATGGCAAGGCGCCGGGCCGCGTAAAGGGCGAGGGGCGGGATGGTCATGGAACGGCGGCCTCGAAAGATGTCGTCGGACATGGACTTTTGGGGGTGCCGGGGCAGGCATCGCAGCCCGCCCCGGCGGGGGCAGCTCACTCGCAGGGCCGCAGCCATGAGAAGGCGATGCTGCCCCAGGGGAACTTGTTGACGTTGCACACGCTGCTCGATGCGGCGATCGACCAGTTCACCTGGTAGAGCGGCGCGGCAAGCCGGTCCCCGACAAGGATGTCGAGCACCTCGTTCTGCAGCTCCATGTAGGCAGCTTCGTCCTCCTGCGGGATCAGCAGGGCTTGCAATACGTCTTCGTCCAGCGTCGCGTTGGAATACTGGATGTGGTTGGTCGCGCTGTCGGTGCGATACATCCAGTAGGCCCAGTACATGAAGTCGTTCCACCACGGTCCCATGGAGTGGATCGAGACGTCGAGGTCACGCTGGCCCCACGCGATCTCGTCGAAGGCGTTCTGGGTGAGGGGCCGGATCTCCATCTCCATCCCGATCTCGCGCAACGCGTCCTGGATGATGACCGCAGCGGCCATGTGGGTGGAGCCGTTGACGACCGGCACCTCGAAGCTCGGGACGTCCTCGCCGTAGCTGCTTTCTGCGACCAGCGCCTGCGCGGCCTCGATATCGCGGCTGAACAGCTCGTTCGGTTCGTAGCCGGGCGTGTTCACGCCGACGAGGTTCTGGACCGGCGTACAGAAACCGGCGCAAACTTCGGTGACAATCCGGTCGTAGGGGATCGCCTTGATGACAGCCTCGCGGATCGCCGGGTCGTCGAACGGCGGGTACTCCGGGTCCCAGCGGAGTACGGCGACATCCTGTTGCGACGGAACGGAGAAGACCTTCACGTTCTCCGAGTCCTCGAGAACCGAATATTCGTTCGGCGTCAGGCTGGCGAAGCTGGCTTCGCCGCTGTCCATCAGCAGCATTCGCGTCTGCGGGTCGGGCACCACGCGGAACATGACTTCGGCGTAGTAGGGCTTCGCCTCACCCCAGTAGTCCGTGTTGGCCGTCGCGATCAGGTATTCGCCTGACTGGCTGTCGCCGAGCATATAGGGGCCGGAGCCCATAGCGTTACTGCGAATCCAGTCCACGCACCACTCGTCACCGTCTTCGCGGCCGGCCTCGCACGCGGCCTTCGACATCACGGTCAGCGACATGGAGGCGAAGTTTCGCAGGCTGTAGCGGCCAAGGCCGTCGGGATAGGTGAAGACGATCGTCTGGTCGTCCACGACCTCCATCTGGTCGACATCGAAGATGCCGCCGGTCTCGATCTGGGTCGTGCCCCAGCCCATCCGCCCGACGAGCGCCCGTTCGATCGACCAGTACACGTCCTCGGCCGTGACCGGTGAGCCGTCCCAGAAGGTCGCGTCCGGGTTCAGGTGGAAGGTCAGTGTGGTGTTGTCATCCGAGATCTCCCAGCTGTCGGCCAGTCGCGGCACGATGTCGGTCTGGTCGGCAATCCCGGTCTCCGGATCGATGGCGTAGGTCACGAGCGTGTCGAAGAACTCCATAGACAGCTGGCCCATGAAGGCGGAAGTATTCTGCGGATCCAGCGTCGCGGGGTACTCATGGTGCAGGTAAACGAGGCGCGGCCCGCTTCCGACCATGTCGTCGTCCAGTGGCGTTGGAGCGAAGCTCTGCGCCATTGCCGGCGACGAGGCTACGGCGAGCGTCGCGCCCGCCAGGAATAGTCCGAGACGTCTCTTGCAGTCGGCCATACGTGTAGGTCCTCTCACTGTTGAGTTGGCTGCCCGCTCTGCACGGGCCTTATTTTTCTGAGGAGAGCCTGTCGCACCTTCCGATCGACGGATAGTTCACGGACGTCTCAAAGCGCGATCCGAAAGTCTCAATGCAAAAATATCGAGAGGGCCTGCTCTCGGAAATCGCAGCAAGCCCGTTCTTCGACAGCTCGCTTTACCATGTGTGTCGTCGGAGATGGGTGAAGAGCCGCCTTTCACTGCACACAGGACGAAAGGCAGAGATGCGCAGAATGAAAGCATCTTGAGAAAACTCATGACGCCGCATCCTTAAACATGGACGGCTCAGATCTGCCGTCTGGGGAAAAAGGTGACCGAAGTGGGTCGCCCTGCGATGCGATTTGGTGGGTCACCCTTGGGCGTTGGCGAAGGCTCCTGGTGGGCTGCCTGTATGACGAACGAATGCCACGCTGAACGCACTCGCTGACCCATAGCCGACTTCGCGCGCGATCTCGGCGATCGGGGCTGTCTTCTTCATCAGCATGTCCTTGGCCAACGCCATGCGCCAACTGGTGACATATTCCATAGGGGCCGTGCCGATGTCGCGGTGAAACCTCTCGTAGAACGTCGATCGCGACATCGCAGCGGACTTTGCCAGGGCGGCGACCGAATGCGACCGCCCGGGATTCGCATGGATCTCACGCAAGGCGACCGAAAGCTGAGGGTCGGCCAGTCCACGCAGCAATCCGGGAGACGCGATGGTGTCGGCGTTCGAGCGAAGCGCCTCGATCAGCAGCAGCTCCAACAGGCGCCCCAGGACCATGTCGCGGGCCATGCGGCCACTGCGCGTCTCGTCATCGATCATCTGCACGAGCTGCATCAGCCGGTCCTGGCCCCGGACATGCACGATATCGGGCAACAGCGACACGAGTAGCGGCCGATCGCGCGAGGCAAAGGAGCAGTGACCGACCAGCATGATCACGTCAGTGGGCGCCTCGGGATCACCTTGCCGTATGACGCCGGGGCTGACCTCCTGCCATCGGGTCGTTACCTGCCGCCCCGGCGGCACGAGGCCGGTTATCTCGAAATCGAAGATCTCGGGTACCAGCACGAAATCACCGGCCTCCAGCCGGATCGGATCACGTCCAGATGGGGTCAGCAGGCACCCGCCCGCAACCATAGCGCAATAGAAGGGGTTGCCCATTTCCGTGCGTTCCACCCTCCAGTCTCCGCCCGCCGTCACTCGCTTGGATATAGACGGGACGGGTTTGAGCAGGCTGACGACAACTGTGAGAGGATCGCTCATGACTTCGGACATACGCTAATCATTTCAGGATTATCTATTATAGAAAGTCCGGGGCAGGCCGTCCATCTCCTCATCGTGTGAACTGCCGAAGTTCAGACACCGTGATCCCGCACCGGGGCGCGGCGCCATCCCTTCATGACCAGGAGCCTGTTTCCCATGAACAAACTGATCGACCTATCCCGCCATATTCCTGCGCCCGATGCGGCGCCGACCGTGGCCTATACTCCCATCACCCTGCCGATGGAGGGGCGCCAACCGCTAGAGCTCCGCATCACGGCGCCGGTGCAGGGCACCGCCATTCCGATTGTCCTGCTGTCGCATGGGCACGGACCGTCGAACTACATCGCGTCGAAGGATGGGTACGCCCATCTGGCGCAGTTCTGGGCCGAGCGCGGCTTTGCGGTGATCCAACCCACCCATGCCAGCTCCCATGTTGCCGGACTGCCCTCGGACGCTGAGGGAGCGCCTTTCTTCTGGCGCGAGCGGGTGACCGAGATGAAGACCATTCTCGACCGCCTGGACGAGATCATGCAGCAGGCACCGGCAATCTCGGGGCGCCTGGATCCGGCTCGGGTCGCGGCCGTGGGCCATTCGCTTGGCGGCTACACGACCAGCCTCTTGCTGGGCACCAACGTGAAGGGAGAGGACTTCCGCGATCCGCGTATCTCTGCGGGCATCCTGTTGACCGCGCCCGGCCGTGGCGGCAGCGAGCTCACCCCCGAAAGCGCCGAGCGTTTTCCCTTCTTCGAGGTTGATTTCTCGACCCTGACAACGCGGGCGCTCGTGGTCTGTGGCGATGCCGATCAACCGCACTTCACCACCCGTGGGCCTGACTGGTTTGCAGATTCCTTCCACGACGGCCCCGGCGCCGAGGCGCTGTTGACGATGCATGGTGTCGGTCACGGGCTGGGCGGCATTGCCTCGCTCGACGCAAAGGAAACCGAGGCCGAGGTCCCCGACGTCCTCGAAGCCACCAAGCGCCTGACGCTCGCCTGGCTGCGCGACGCGCTCGGACTTGAAGAGGCGGCGTGGCGGACGGCCACCGACACGCTGGATGGCCCCGCATCTGCGTTGGCGCGGGTTACTTCTGCATAGGAGGCGAGCCCGGCTCAGGATCGCACGCTCGTCGAATGGCTGAAAGTCTTGGAAGCGCTGGCAGAAGTCTTGCCCCCCAGGCTCGAATTGCCGCAGCGCGTCGGAAGCGACAGCGGGCATAGCTTGGGCAAGTGCTGTCCTGCAGCGTTTCGCTCAGTCAAGAACCTCAACACAATATGGGTCGGACACGGCGAGGCCTTGCCCCGCCGTGTCCGGCTTTTGCCCAGCTCTCCGGTAAGCGGCAGTCTCGCCCTTGCCGACCTTGTTCACGGGCAGACGGCAGTCCGGCGCGATCCTAACGAGCTTCAGCCTTGATAATCGGGCTGCTCAATATCGTCGACGATCCCGGGTTGTTCGGGATGCCAGCCGAGCGTTCTTCTCGTCCAGACGTTCGAGGCGGGACCGTCGTTTCCGACCCAGACCGCCAGTGGCCCGAAGTGCGCCTCAGCCTCTGCGGGCGTTAGCGACACAGCCGGCAGGCCGAGTTGGCGTCCGATCGCCTCGGCGATGTCCCGGAATGGGACACCTTCCTCCGCAACAGCGTGATACGCTTCGCCCTGAGCTCCGCGTTCCAGCGCCAGCCGATAGACGCGCGCGGCGTCCAGTCGGTGGACAGCGGGCCACATCTGCTGCCCGTCTCCGATATAGGCGGAGACGCCCTTTCCCTTCGCGACTGCGGCCAGCATTGGAACGAAGCCGTGTTTCTCGCCCTTGCCGTGCACCGACCGCGGGTTACGGACGACATTCGCGTGCAGGCCGCGGTCGGCGAGCCCAAAGGCCGCCTGTTCCGAAGCCCGCGGGAAGTCCGGCAGAACCTCCGGGCGCTCGTCCTCGCAGGTTTTGCCGCCGGTCACATTCAGAAAACCGCTGGTCACGATGATCGGCCGGTTAGATCCCGCGACCACGTCGCCGAAGGTCTCGATCGCGGTCCTGTCCTCCGCAGCGAGTTCCGCAATTCTGGAGATGTCGAGCCCGAAAGCCGTGTGGATGATCCCATCCGCATCTTCAGCACCCTGACGCAGGACGTCGATGTCTTCGAGTGAACCGACGAGCGGTGTTACACCTTCGGCGCTCAACGCCTCTGCTTTGCCTGACGCACTCGTCAGACCCGTGACCGAATGACCCGCGGCGAGAAGGTCCCGGGCAATCGTCGAGCCGATCCAGCCGCTGGCCCCTGTCAGAAAAACACGCATGATCAATCTCCTTGCGCATGGTGGCGGAGATCCTATGATCTCTGTCAGTCACTGACATAGATCTGATGTCAGTGACTGACAAGGGAGTAAGTATTGGCAGATACTGCGAGGAGTCGGCTGCAGCAGGCGGCGGTGGAACTGTTCCGTGAACGGGGGTTCGACAGCACCACGGCTGCTGAGATCGCTGCCCGTGCTGGCGTCACGGAGCGCACCTTCTTCCGGCATTTTGCCGACAAGCGCGAAGTTCTGTTCGACGGGCAGGCGGTGCTTCTGGAGGCGCTCCTTGCCGCGATCGACGACATCCCTCGCGATGCCCCGCCGCTCGACACCCTGTTTCGGGCCTTCCAATCGGTTTGCCCACTTCTAATTGCAAATCGCCCGTTCTCCGAGCCCCGGCAGGCGGTGATCGCCGCAACGCCGTCGCTTCAAGAGCGCGAACTGGCAAAGACGGCCGCTCTCGCCGCTGCGCTTGCGCAGGCCTTAAGCGCCCGCGGCGTCTCTGATGATCGAGCCGCTTTTGCCGCGCAGATCGGAATGGCCGTCTTTGCACACGTCACGGCGGCGTGGCTGGACAAGAGCGAGCCGGGTCTGACGGAACGCCTGGACCGAGCGTATCACGATCTTCAGACGCTGATATGATCCGCGTCGATTGAGACCGTTGGATGTCGCAACGGCTGTGGGAGAGGGCGAACGAGGTGTCATTGCCGGTTGGCTCGAGTATCGTTCCTGGTCACGGTCACGCACCTGCATGACAGGACCTTCTGGTTTCGCTTGGCTTCGAGAGCGACCAGCAGTCGGAAACGTGCCGCGTTCATCAGCCAATCCACCAAGTCCAAGCAAAAGCCGCACCAAGTACCGCCTCGGCGGCGACCGAGCGAAAGATGCCTGCGCTGACACGTCGAGCGAGGAACTCGTAGAGTCCGAGGCCTGCCAGCAAGATGGCCGTTCCGCCCAAGACGAGGCAGACCGCCGAGCGGATGTCCGAGGGGCCGGCCGTTCGCCCGAAGAAAAACACCAGCGCGAGGCCGAGGTACATCAGCCCCATCCGACGAAACAGGATGAGAGCGCCAGTCGTGCTCTCAAGCCCCCACTCTTTCAGCAGGCCTCCGCCGAAGAACATGAAGCGGGTACCGAGAGCAATGCACGCCGCTGTCATGACGAGCGCCAGTATATGGAAGGTCACAGGCCGTCTCCGTTGATGAAGTCATCGCCTGATCCGAGACATAAGCCGTCGACTCCGGACGAACTATGCGCAACGGTCCAATCTTTATTGGAGATCATCCAATATGGACCCACTATCCGACGTCATCTCCTTTCTCCGCCTTCGCAGCTACCTTGTCGGCGGCTTCGAGGCCGGAGGGAATTGGTCGGTCGGTTTCGACGCGCATGATGCCGTCAAATGCTACACCGTCGCTGATGGTGCCTGCTGGATCGCCGTGGACGGCGCGGACGAGCCCGTTTTCCTGCAATCGGGGGACTGCTTCATGCTGCCGCGGGGCCAGCCCTTTCAAATCGCCAGTGACCTGAACCTGCCCCCCGACGATTGGCGGCACTATTTTCTCGGCGCCGAGGAGGGCGCGCTGGTGAAGCTGAACGAGGGTAGGGGGGTGACGGTGCTCGGCGGCCACTTCGCGCTCGCCGGGCCGCAGGCCGAGGTCTTGCTTGGTGTGCTGCCACCCATCGTCCATCTGCGCGACGGACCGGAGAGTGAAACGCTGCGCTGGACCTTCGGGCTGATGCGGCAGGAACTCATCGCTCTGAAGCCGGGCGCTATCCTTGTCGCACAGCAACTTGCGTGCATGATCTTCATCCAAGCGCTCCGCCTCTACCTCAGTGAGAGCAAGCGCATCGGCTGGCTGTTCGCACTGTCAGACCAGAGGATCGGAGCCGCCATTCGGGCCATCCACCGGGACCCGGCGCAGCGCTGGACAGTGGAGACTCTCGCCATGGAGGCCGGCATGTCGCGGTCCGGCTTCGCGGCGCACTTTCGAAAGTTGGTTGGCGAAGCCCCGATAGAATATCTTACGAAGTGGCGTATGCTCCTCGCCGGACGCAGACTGGAACATGGCGAGCCCATCGGCCCCATTGCGCATGCCCTCGGCTATGACTCGGAAAGCGCGTTTCGAACCGCGTTCAAACGCGTCACGGGCAGTAGCCCACGGCAGTACGCAAGGTCATTCTGACATCGCGATGCCTCCTCCTTCAGCCGTAGGTCATAGAACGCATTTCAGCGCCGACGAAGTGTCCGAAACACAACGCTCTCTTGTCATGCAAATGTCATGAATGATTGGTCGAAGGTCAGACAGTAGCTGGACTCATCACGCGTGGCTGAGCCGCATGATATGGATGACTCCGGAGACCCTCGTTGAACTGTTTCGAAAGCCTCGTGATCGACGGAACCTTCGAGGTCGGCATCGCCATCATCTGTCTGATCGCCGGATTGACGCTATGGACTTGGCGTCGCCCCGTCGGACAGGGAAACGACTTCTTTCTACTTACGCACGTCGGGCTAATGACTTGGCTTGGATTGTCGATCCTCCAAGTGGCCTCACCAACGGCATCGTGCAAAGTCTTCTGGTACACCCTGACCTTACCCGCGCTGACGTTCAGCACGATGAGTTGGTCCCTGTTCTTGATCGAATTTGGGCCGCTGCAACTTAGAGGCGTGAGGCGTTGGGGCTATCCTGCTCTTGCAGTATCGACGCTGGCGCTGGCCTTACTCGCCGCGACAAATGGCTGGCACGAGTCCTTGGTGACCAGTGCCACCCAACTCACCTTCTTGGACGAAAGACCATCGATCACGCCGCAGTGGGGAAGAGCGTTCTATGGAATGCTGGCCTACAACTATGGCTGGGTGACCTTTGCGGCCATCGTATCTTTGAGGGGCTTGCAGCAGGCGGGTCCGTCCTTCCGGCTCCTGTTCGGCAACTTGCTGATCATGACCTTGGTGCCCGTGGTGACGAACACGGCCTACCTTCTTTTCGGTTTTACGATCGCCGGTGTCGATCCAACTCCCTATGGTTTTGTAATCTCGCTCGTTGCTTACGGATGGATACTGGTGAACAGCCGCCTTCTGAGTGTTGAGGTCGTCGGCGAGCGTTATCTTTATCAATATGCCGACCATCCAAAGGTCATCGTCGAGAGAGCGGGCAAGCTCGTCTCCATGAACCCCTTCGCCAAAGCGCTGATCGACGGGCCAGGCGGTGAGCAAATGCGAGAGACGGTCGACAGGATGGTCGCAACGCTGATCGCTGGCGAGAAGATCGATC harbors:
- a CDS encoding AraC family transcriptional regulator, which codes for MDPLSDVISFLRLRSYLVGGFEAGGNWSVGFDAHDAVKCYTVADGACWIAVDGADEPVFLQSGDCFMLPRGQPFQIASDLNLPPDDWRHYFLGAEEGALVKLNEGRGVTVLGGHFALAGPQAEVLLGVLPPIVHLRDGPESETLRWTFGLMRQELIALKPGAILVAQQLACMIFIQALRLYLSESKRIGWLFALSDQRIGAAIRAIHRDPAQRWTVETLAMEAGMSRSGFAAHFRKLVGEAPIEYLTKWRMLLAGRRLEHGEPIGPIAHALGYDSESAFRTAFKRVTGSSPRQYARSF
- a CDS encoding TetR family transcriptional regulator, translating into MADTARSRLQQAAVELFRERGFDSTTAAEIAARAGVTERTFFRHFADKREVLFDGQAVLLEALLAAIDDIPRDAPPLDTLFRAFQSVCPLLIANRPFSEPRQAVIAATPSLQERELAKTAALAAALAQALSARGVSDDRAAFAAQIGMAVFAHVTAAWLDKSEPGLTERLDRAYHDLQTLI
- a CDS encoding sensor histidine kinase; the encoded protein is MNCFESLVIDGTFEVGIAIICLIAGLTLWTWRRPVGQGNDFFLLTHVGLMTWLGLSILQVASPTASCKVFWYTLTLPALTFSTMSWSLFLIEFGPLQLRGVRRWGYPALAVSTLALALLAATNGWHESLVTSATQLTFLDERPSITPQWGRAFYGMLAYNYGWVTFAAIVSLRGLQQAGPSFRLLFGNLLIMTLVPVVTNTAYLLFGFTIAGVDPTPYGFVISLVAYGWILVNSRLLSVEVVGERYLYQYADHPKVIVERAGKLVSMNPFAKALIDGPGGEQMRETVDRMVATLIAGEKIDPHHHDVIDGRAYRPSVLFVENPVHPDRPFLGWTINMVDVTEEEETAQRLMAANERAEEIVRLQSELVSVISHELRTPLTSIRGTLDLLEVGKFGELPIPAQRGIGIARRNSRRLGRLIDDLLNLHKLEAGQFEFHLDDLEVTHILEAAIEDLESYALQRNVRLVFNKGSQAWIRADFTRLQQVISNVVSNAVKFSADGGVVRIEAVKADDFVEVLITDTGVGIAEGSEENVFGRFAQIDSSSTRAQEGTGLGMTIAKLMIEEMGGQIYYRSKLGVGTTFHLLVPLAKVEKLEAVA